A window of Cellulomonas wangleii genomic DNA:
TCGCGCGCCTCGACACGTGGCTCCGCCGCACGCACCCCGAGCTCGCGACCGACGAGCCGCTGCGCGCGACGCTGTTCGCCGGCGGCCGCAGCAACCTCACGTACCGGGTCGACGGCGCGCGCCTCCCGCTCGTGCTGCGCCGGCCGCCGCTGGGCCACGTGCAGGAGACCGCGCACGACATGGCCCGCGAGCACCGCGTGATCCGCGCGCTCGGCAGCACCCGCGTCCCCGTGCCCGCGACCGTGGACCTCGTCGACGACGCCGACGGCAGCGCCGGGACCGGGACGCCGTTCTTCGTCATGGAGCGGGTCGAGGGCGAGGCACTGCGCGACCCCACGCAGAACGGCGCCTGGTCCCCCGCCGAGCTCCGGGCCCTGAGCCTCGAGCTCGCGGAGCTGCTCGCCGAGCTGCACACCCTCGATCCCGCGTCCGTCGGGCTGGCCGACCTCGGCCGACCCGACGGCTACCTCGGCCGCCAGCTGCACCGCTGGGGTCGGCAGTACGACGGCTCGCGCTCGCGCGACCTCCCCGCGCTCGACGCACTGCAGGAGCGCCTGCGCGAGCACGTGCCCGCGACGGTCCGCACCGGACTCGTGCACGGGGACTACCGGCTCGACAACGCGCTCGTCTCCCGCGCGGGCGGCGTGCACGTGGCGGCGGTGCTCGACTGGGAGATGGCCACGCTCGGCGACGCCGCCGTCGACCTCGGGATGCTCGGCCTGTACTGGGACATCCGCCGGATCGCGCCGCCCGACGGCCTGACCGCGAGCGCGGTCGACCCCGCTGCGGGCTACCCGGAGTTCGCCGAGCTCGCCGACGCGTACGCCGCCCGGTCGGGCTCGTCCGTCCCCGAGCTGTCCTGGTACCGCGCGTTCGCGGCGTACAAGCTCGCGGTGATCCTCGAGGGTGTGCACTTCCGGTACCGCGCGGGCGAGACCGTGGGCGAGGGCTTCGACGCGATCGGCACCCTCGTCCTCCCGTTGGCCGACGAGGGCCTCGCGTGCCTCGACGGCGCGAGCTGAGAGCAGCGGACGTGGACTTCGCCTACGACGAGCGGACCCGGGACGTGTGCACGCGCACGCGCACGTTCCTCGACGAGCACGTCCTGCCCGCCGAGCCGGTGCTCGACGCGCAGGTCGCCGCGACCCCCGACGAGTGGGGTCCGCGCCCGGTGGTCCGCGAGCTGCAGGAGATCGCGCGGGCGCAGGGCCTGTGGAACCTGTTCCTGCCGGGGCCGCGCGGCGCCGGGCTGACGAACCTGCAGTACGCGCCCGTCGCCGAGCTCCTGGGCCGCAGCCCGCGCCTCGGCCCCGTCGCGACCAACTGCGCGGCCCCCGACACCGGGAACGCCGAGCTCCTCGCCGAGTTCGGGACCCCCGAGCAGCAGGAGCGCTGGCTCGACCCGCTGCTCGCCGCGCAGACGCGCTCGGCGTTCTGCATGACCGAGCCCGGCGCCGCGTCGTCCGACGCCACCCAGATCGCGACCCGCATCCGCCGCGACGGCGACCACCTGGTGGTCACGGGTCGCAAGTGGTGGTCGACGGGCGCGATGAACCCCGACGCGACGCTGCTCGTCGTCATGGGGGCGACCGACCCCGAGGCGCCGCGGCACCGGCAGCAGAGCATCGTGCTCGTCCCGCGCGACACCCCCGGCGTGCGGGTCGTCCGCCCGCTGACCGTGCTCGGCTACGACGACCGCGACCACGGCGGGCACGCCGAGATCGCGTTCGAGGACGTGCGCGTGCCCGCCTCGGCGCTGCTCGGCGGTGAGGGCGACGGGTTCGCGATCGCGCAGGCCCGGCTCGGACCGGGCCGCATCCACCACTGCATGCGGGCGCTCGGCATGGCGGAGCGCGCGCTCGACCTGGTGCGCGAGCGCGCCGCGTCCCGGTCCCCGTTCGGCCGGCCGCTCGCCGAGCAGGGCGTCGTGCGGGAGTGGGCCGCGGAGTCGCGCATCCAGGTCGAGGCGCTGAGGCTGCTCGTCCTCAAGACCGCCTGGCTCATGGACACGGTCGGCAACCGCGCGGCGATGACCGA
This region includes:
- a CDS encoding phosphotransferase family protein, with protein sequence MTQPVPDAPTASAGTPEVPPSPGRPTVDDGTTARALPGLDVARLDTWLRRTHPELATDEPLRATLFAGGRSNLTYRVDGARLPLVLRRPPLGHVQETAHDMAREHRVIRALGSTRVPVPATVDLVDDADGSAGTGTPFFVMERVEGEALRDPTQNGAWSPAELRALSLELAELLAELHTLDPASVGLADLGRPDGYLGRQLHRWGRQYDGSRSRDLPALDALQERLREHVPATVRTGLVHGDYRLDNALVSRAGGVHVAAVLDWEMATLGDAAVDLGMLGLYWDIRRIAPPDGLTASAVDPAAGYPEFAELADAYAARSGSSVPELSWYRAFAAYKLAVILEGVHFRYRAGETVGEGFDAIGTLVLPLADEGLACLDGAS
- a CDS encoding acyl-CoA dehydrogenase family protein translates to MDFAYDERTRDVCTRTRTFLDEHVLPAEPVLDAQVAATPDEWGPRPVVRELQEIARAQGLWNLFLPGPRGAGLTNLQYAPVAELLGRSPRLGPVATNCAAPDTGNAELLAEFGTPEQQERWLDPLLAAQTRSAFCMTEPGAASSDATQIATRIRRDGDHLVVTGRKWWSTGAMNPDATLLVVMGATDPEAPRHRQQSIVLVPRDTPGVRVVRPLTVLGYDDRDHGGHAEIAFEDVRVPASALLGGEGDGFAIAQARLGPGRIHHCMRALGMAERALDLVRERAASRSPFGRPLAEQGVVREWAAESRIQVEALRLLVLKTAWLMDTVGNRAAMTEIQAIKIAVPRAVQQVVDRAIQVFGAAGLSEDQPLAAMYAAARSLRIADGPDEVHLSSLGKAELRPRPT